From the Theileria equi strain WA chromosome 4 map unlocalized gcontig_1105316255041, whole genome shotgun sequence genome, one window contains:
- a CDS encoding hypothetical protein (encoded by transcript BEWA_047500A), whose protein sequence is MAVSILQKERLKKTALFFAGLGHLQPLLLAATNSDYLLDRFLLEKRCSSEYVSRTITSLIFVEIIATVLMGGFAVCLGLWPDYFKGISREKEEDFRGYLTVAIQWVLFLGYLQILKAFTSGGERGHIQWFYYSLLFQHFFTCIIGAGIGFIDVDRALWYLMNIPVAPVLIFFYQMFIHMWARKSGLAYPAYLVVKSQIWLGLLNSFIVMALWTVAYFPGLYNSQPIPNVVEVRIKLDKTDSYDCTTSGPNRACMLVSGCKNSENVKYCHTPDTSGHFKDKKFIVKEIQCRGKRVEKVSFPEHEFCSHAEVYRSNSDKKWLLVKLLMEDGSAYYYANPEGTCGRWCVGKLPSSHKVEDIGKILKETNNCGSSQIKDSGEFQSKLLKEASQPGVSNNTTSYADEIVLNISNTTNYVCQYEGSKKTDIIVTVTEDKTLVPSGLQNYTCYTHRPSVSCKLDKDLKYRNGQPYPLQDSNDELKDKKVDHIHVYCNTSAGHRTDLLVIVTGDGNKHYYCQNEHGQVTGTKLQDGRYVSDECLKNILIFIQVCDGKLQNAGGLTNLNSNDSYSKYISSEKPKNTSSSSPHSLTLDLGNKYPYICTNNGYKDDNNKTLVGVTGFRGYKFCPDKITHTGIVDSGNHHMLDLRPCIKGIVDEVAVYYENPMNDPLLLCIKKNDKSYCYYCKGEDECWYRSLTSKNYSSVRSAKLQSDHLNYDYWKVLGNHDDGSWWNPLYWRLSGTFMPLLMHGLAVGAMGSIYPNLVPKTLVSAKCGGAFNVTSMFLAPLPHIFNLIFLETKSKAFAGSDWTVKPWYLTWLLYIPYFLSFLLIIFNIHYPRWRTCCYIRSHTWLEFLIMLSVSFTNEILLATARGGIMDQRSGNRRLGGDREGLKNDHSLFNKIAPLMSLSYIPFWLTTSPMIKSYAHSVDQYLSDKDRASWPTSCCGFWASWRYWCKCGCRGLYTSLPKLLTFNMRTALTHKDDRLFVLVTSDLPKEEWFTDW, encoded by the exons ATGGCTGTCTCTATTCTGCAGAAGGAGAGGCTCAAGAAGACAGCCTTGTTCTTTGCTGGACTGGGACACCTTCAGCCTCTACTATTGGCAGCTACAAACTCTGACTACCTACTTGACAGGTTTCTTCTCGAGAAGCGTTGTTCCAGTGAGTATGTCTCTAGGACAATCACCTCACTCATATTCGTAGAGATCATAGCAACTGTTCTCATGGGTGGTTTTGCAGTATGCCTTGGATTATGGCCAGATTATTTCAAGGGTATTTCCAGGGAGAAGGAGGAGGACTTTAGAGGATATCTCACTGTTGCTATCCAATGGGTTCTTTTCCTTGGATACTTGCAGATACTCAAGGCTTTTACATCAGGTGGAGAAAGGGGACATATTCAATGGTTTTACTATTCTCTACTATTTCAACACTTTTTTACCTGTATCATAGGAGCAGGCATTGGATTTATAGATGTGGACAGGGCACTATGGTACCTTATGAACATTCCTGTAGCACCTGtccttatcttcttctacCAGATGTTTATCCACATGTGGGCTCGTAAGAGTGGTCTGGCTTACCCGGCGTATCTTGTGGTCAAGAGTCAGATATGGCTAGGTCTCCTCAACTCATTCATTGTCATGGCACTATGGACAGTTGCCTATTTCCCTGGATTGTATAACTCTCAGCCAATTCCAAATGTGGTTGAGGTAaggataaagttggataaAACAGACTCATACGACTGTACTACTAGTGGACCTAATCGTGCTTGCATGCTTGTTAGTGGATGTAAGAATTCTGAAAATGTCAAGTACTGTCATACACCGGATACCTCGGGGCATTTCAAGGATAAGAAATTTATTGTTAAGGAGATACAATGTAGAGGTAAGAGGGTAGAAAAAGTTTCTTTTCCAGAGCATGAATTTTGTTCACATGCAGAGGTCTATCGGTCCAACAGTGATAAAAAGTGGCTCCTAGTTAAGCTtctgatggaggatggTTCAGCCTACTACTATGCAAATCCCGAAGGAACTTGTGGAAGGTGGTGTGTTGGCAAGTTGCCGAGTAGTCACAAGGTAGAGGATATTGGAAAGATACTCAAGGAGACTAATAATTGTGGTAGTAGCCAAATTAAAGACAGTGGAGAATTCCAAAGTAAGCTACTCAAGGAAGCTTCTCAACCTGGAGTATCTAATAATACCACTTCTTACGCTGATGAGATAGTACTTAATATAAGCAACACTACCAATTATGTCTGTCAATATGAAGGATCTAAAAAGACCGATATTATTGTGACAGTTACCGAAGATAAGACCCTTGTACCCTCTGGCCTGCAAAATTATACCTGCTACACTCATCGGCCTAGTGTAAGCTGTAAGCTAGATAAGGATCTTAAATACCGGAACGGTCAACCTTACCCGTTGCAAGATTCTAATGATGAGCTTAAAGACAAGAAAGTTGACCACATTCATGTCTACTGTAATACTTCTGCTGGACACAGGACTGACCTTCTTGTGATAGTTACTGGCGATGGAAACAAACACTACTACTGTCAGAATGAGCACGGCCAAGTAACTGGTACAAAGCTTCAGGATGGAAGGTATGTATCCGATGAGTGTCTTAAGAATATACTAATCTTTATCCAAGTTTGCGATGGTAAACTTCAGAATGCTGGAGGTCTTACGAATCTTAATAGTAATGATAGCTACAGTAAATATATTTCTAGTGAAAAACCCAAGAATACATCATCAAGTTCCCCTCATAGCCTTACTCTTGACCTGGGAAACAAGTATCCGTATATATGCACAAATAATGGATATAAGGATGATAATAATAAGACTCTTGTAGGCGTTACTGGATTTAGAG GATATAAGTTTTGTCCGGACAAGATTACTCATACCGGAATTGTGGACTCTGGAAATCATCATATGTTAGACCTCAGACCATGTATAAAAGGAATCGTGGACGAAGTAGCAGTATATTATGAGAATCCTATGAATGATCCTCTCCTGCTTTGCATCaagaaaaatgataaatcCTACTGCTATTACTGTAAGggagaggatgaatgcTGGTacag GTCACTCACCAGCAAGAATTACTCCAGCGTTAGGAGCGCTAAACTCCAATCTGACCATCTAAACTACGACTACTGGAAAGTGTTGGGTAATCATGATGATGGCTCATGGTGGAATCCCCTGTACTGGCGTCTATCTGGTACCTTCATGCCACTCCTTATGCATGGTTTAGCAGTTGGAGCAATGGGTTCAATCTATCCTAATTTGGTTCCCAAGACTCTGGTATCTGCTAAGTGTGGTGGTGCATTTAACGTCACCAGTATGTTCTTGGCACCACTTCCtcatatttttaatctcaTATTTCTTGAGACTAAGAGTAAAGCATTTGCCGGCAGTGACTGGACTGTAAAACCATGGTACCTTACTTGGCTTTTGTATATACCATACTTTTTGTCATTCCTactcatcatctttaacattCACTACCCACGTTGGCGTACCTGTTGTTATATCAGAAGTCACACTTGGTTGGAATTCCTCATTATGCTTTCTGTTAGTTTCACCAATGAAATTCTCCTGGCAACAGCAAGAGGTGGTATCATGGACCAGAGAAGTGGAAACAGACGTCTAGGAGGAGATCGTGAAGGTTTGAAGAATGATCATTCTCTCTTTAATAAAATAGCTCCTTTGATGTCACTTTCTTATATACCATTTTGGTTGACGACTtctccaatgataaagagttatgctcatagtgTTGATCAGTACTtgtctgataaggatagggcttcttggcctacttcaTGTTGTGGCTTTTGGGCTTCCTGGAgatattggtgtaaatgtggttgtcgTGGTCTCTATACTAGTCTTCCTAAACTATTGACTTTTAATATGAGGACTGCGTTGACTCATAAGGATGACCGTTTGTTTGTTTTGGTTACTTCTGACTTGCCCAAAGAGGAATGGTTTACTGATTGGTAA
- a CDS encoding signal peptide containing protein (encoded by transcript BEWA_047510A): MRVSSLLFIAFFCQLCYGKGGNKRYHYGENGPCNNSKKAQSTPQPTVTPPSQPTPIVDSKSKVDTSLFNVVDSVEDNVKVLKLTAKEGTSTNKLTYGSDTIWPGKKDVMCLSAVLYLDRDQPTLAVIRTKGIKSGAEFTVYKYHNGKKWKNGNESNHKKKLKELQDAAKEKESTETVGDNVEEKARPADKPVVAQQALSTPTQQAVKPVTASSGKADVLDLTSPDESKVDILRASRNEVEKESQLS; encoded by the coding sequence ATGAGGGTCTCTAGTCTCTTATTCATCGCTTTCTTTTGTCAATTGTGTTACGGGAAGGGTGGTAATAAAAGGTACCACTATGGTGAAAATGGTCCTTGCAACAACTCTAAGAAAGCTCAAAGTACTCCACAACCAACGGTAACTCCTCCTAGTCAGCCCACTCCCATAGTTGATTCCAAATCAAAGGTAGATACCTCCCTCTTTAATGTCGTGGACTCTGTTGAGGACAATGTCAAGGTTCTTAAACTAACGGCTAAGGAGGGTACCTCTACTAACAAGCTTACCTATGGATCTGACACAATATGGCCAGGGAAGAAGGATGTAATGTGTCTCTCGGCTGTCTTGTATCTGGATAGAGACCAACCTACTCTGGCTGTTATAAGGACTAAAGGTATTAAGAGTGGTGCTGAATTTACAGTCTACAAGTaccataatggtaaaaaatggaagaatggtaatgagAGTAATCATAAGaagaaactcaaggaaCTGCAAGATGCCGCTAAAGAAAAAGAGTCTACAGAAACAGTCGGAGATAATGTAGAAGAGAAGGCTAGACCTGCTGATAAACCCGTTGTAGCTCAGCAGGCTCTTTCTACACCTACTCAACAAGCTGTTAAACCTGTAACAGCCTCTTCTGGAAAGGCAGACGTTTTGGATCTTACCAGTCCAGATGAGTCCAAGGTGGATATTCTCAGAGCTAGTAGGAATGAAGTGGAGAAGGAGAGTCAGCTCTCCTAG
- a CDS encoding conserved hypothetical protein (encoded by transcript BEWA_047520A), giving the protein MEQKCHECGSENGKYRFKCCPNTFCSIACFKAHKCTEDPSYRAMRAQKHSMEPKPKPRGKEWITGLTESQMAVIRGDERMRGYLKNDTLRRVLTKIANSEDPVGTTSLFMGDQYFSDFITYTLKIINRDDSSATNM; this is encoded by the coding sequence atgGAGCAAAAGTGCCACGAGTGCGGTTCGGAGAATGGCAAGTACCGTTTCAAGTGTTGCCCAAACACCTTTTGCTCCATCGCCTGCTTCAAGGCGCACAAATGCACAGAGGACCCGTCCTACAGGGCCATGAGAGCCCAAAAGCACTCGATGGAACCAAAGCCAAAGCCCAGAGGAAAGGAATGGATCACTGGACTCACGGAATCACAAATGGCAGTCATACGAGGAGACGAACGCATGCGCGGATACCTCAAGAATGACACGCTGAGGAGAGTACTGACCAAGATTGCAAATTCCGAAGACCCCGTTGGCACCACCAGCCTCTTTATGGGCGACCAGTACTTTAGCGATTTTATAACGTACACGCTCAAGATTATTAATCGAGATGATTCCAGCGCGACAAACAtgtga
- a CDS encoding signal peptide containing protein (encoded by transcript BEWA_047530A), whose protein sequence is MTLLKRVLILLLILIGLAAIIVPVVILSLGNKFERKSSRETIDLDLSGKVPEGIRVGRYNSLYDAIQYSVDEAFEDYYRIGNVRDGREIVVIDRVGDADKTVIFIKYDDGTRYILVYIVDLANAYGDEDDDQNAQERDNETCRLNRISLEFIKKKDEPCYSRIEREPILLDLTEEVPSYINLFQMDSQNYIYTIEFCDSFSLYIGTVKYGENLVEENEGDIIQKAVIVDKNGVYPKIKTITYQTDGMQLERKYEFIDEEFKRVDEQIKDFVFTGLF, encoded by the coding sequence ATGACGCTATTGAAGCGAGTTCTCATCCTACTTCTCATCCTGATTGGTCTCGCGGCGATCATTGTCCCAGTTGTCATTTTATCTCTTGGGAACAAGTTTGAGCGAAAGAGCTCCAGGGAAACAATAGATCTCGACCTTTCTGGAAAAGTTCCAGAGGGCATAAGGGTGGGAAGGTACAATTCGCTCTATGACGCCATTCAGTACAGCGTGGACGAAGCATTTGAAGACTACTACAGGATCGGTAATGTTAGGGATGGAAGGGAGATTGTCGTGATTGACAGAGTTGGAGACGCCGACAAGACTGTAATTTTCATAAAATACGATGACGGAACGAGGTACATTTTGGTCTACATTGTGGATTTGGCCAACGCCTACGGCGATGAAGATGACGACCAGAATGCACAAGAGAGGGATAATGAGACATGCCGTCTGAATAGAATCAGCTTGGAGTTTATCAAAAAGAAGGACGAGCCATGCTACTCGAGAATAGAGAGGGAGCCCATTCTGCTGGATCTCACGGAAGAGGTACCCTCGTACATAAACCTATTCCAGATGGACTCTcaaaactacatttacaccaTCGAGTTCTGCGACTCCTTCAGTTTGTACATTGGGACCGTAAAGTACGGAGAGAACCTCGtggaagagaatgaaggaGACATCATACAAAAGGCAGTAATCGTCGACAAGAACGGGGTATACCCCAAAATAAAAACCATTACATATCAAACAGATGGCATGCAACTAGAGAGGAAATACGAGTTTATAGACGAAGAATTCAAAAGGGTAGATGAACAGATCAAGGACTTTGTGTTTACTGGACTCTTTTGA
- a CDS encoding signal peptide containing protein (encoded by transcript BEWA_047540A), giving the protein MNAVLRVPLLLIILSTRTTLAARTFGSSDDAQDVIHPVQHYDFEYVGDYPQKSPITLDLAREAPAVIMRAERKAAASESHYVVKPQYNGCYESKSFGENIDC; this is encoded by the coding sequence ATGAATGCTGTTCTAAGAGTGCCTCTTCTGCTTATCATCTTGTCAACCAGGACCACTCTGGCAGCTCGTACATTTGGTTCAAGCGATGATGCACAAGATGTTATACATCCGGTACAGCACTATGACTTTGAGTATGTGGGAGATTACCCCCAAAAATCTCCCATTACCCTCGATTTAGCCAGAGAAGCACCAGCTGTAATCATGAGAGCTGAACGTAAGGCTGCCGCCTCCGAGAGCCACTACGTGGTCAAGCCACAGTATAATGGTTGTTATgagtcgaaatcttttggtgaaaatatcgattgttag
- a CDS encoding hypothetical protein (encoded by transcript BEWA_047550A) — MISEEKSPLGSLLSRGNLQRKSSHLNKTIGDDNVGMQTAASEISTSRAETIKGVTNPTLISTSDVADNRSTLSLVEGQCLPESNQKIFSKWVRACDHTESKQGNILPLKKQQKHDDNGRIGPKLLVKQTGTTYRASFQTDDKEFNNDILGTRRLYYNLADVRLALTLDELQCGPEFNRKNFFLYKQVATCKTTQCRRGINITFKKQGGNKTMALIVIVEEPVSLSRRFAGILSKRINSNGQEIKVRSKYNRKILFIKACSDYSPNLQETVVSTRV; from the coding sequence atgatttccGAGGAAAAGTCTCCTTTAGGCTCGTTGTTAAGCCGagggaacctccagaggaagtcatcacacctgaataaaacaatagggGACGACAACGTCGGAATGCAAACTGCAGCGAgtgaaatctcaacttcacgagctgaaacgataaaaggtgtcacaaatccaacattaatatcaacaagtgatgtagctgacaacaggtctacgttatccctcgttgaagggcaatgcctacctgaatctaatcaaaaaatcttttctaaatgggtacgagcttgcgatcatacagagagtaaacagggaaacatattgcctcttaaaaagcaacaaaaacatgatgataatggaagaataggacCCAAACTACtcgttaaacaaactggtacaacctaccgtgcatcattccaaactgacgacaaagagttcaacaatgacatacttggcactagaagactttattataatctagctgacgtaaggttagcgttaaccctggacgaattgcaatgtggacctgaatttaatcgaaaaaacttcttcttatataaacaggtggcgacttgtaaaactacccagtgtagacgggggataaacataacttttaaaaagcaaggcggtaataaaactatggcgcttatagtaatcgttgaagaaccagtaagtctctctaggagattcgctggaatcctcagtaagaggataaactcaaatggtcaagaaatcaaggtcaggtcgaaatacaatcgaaaaatcttatttataaaggcctgttctgattattccccaaacctacaggaaactgtagtgtctacaagggtgtag